A window of the Schistocerca nitens isolate TAMUIC-IGC-003100 chromosome 5, iqSchNite1.1, whole genome shotgun sequence genome harbors these coding sequences:
- the LOC126259242 gene encoding protein distal antenna-like codes for MASAKTAPSLVPVKRPIRQLSVLEKLEAIERVHNGESKASVARDIGVPESTLRGWCKSEDKLRNVAQSCGGGGGTPDSQHSGGAAELAELDALVEQGTSGDHPAIKRMRTASDDEKASVAAVAAASDIEDSLWYWLKQDHQHVSNQLFAVAAADKLAAAAAAGAAVAAVANGGSGGGVAGGAASAAAPANAGWFWRWYKRYGYTQYPGDPLAALTAAPAPDLRAAGAALNGGGGGTASRSAALLDSVLLNNNNNLAAVAPAFNNNHGNTNTSATTHHDQHNSGASNGTNANGSAGNNNGSSDEDDELDESDEPPATAAEAVTHGEKFLRWLECCSDPSITAMQILQFRYLLNNVRACADRRARQTKTKKARSRRK; via the coding sequence ATGGCGAGCGCGAAGACTGCGCCGTCGCTAGTGCCTGTTAAAAGGCCCATTCGTCagctgtctgtgctggagaagcTAGAGGCGATCGAGCGTGTGCACAATGGGGAGTCGAAGGCTTCTGTGGCACGCGACATCGGTGTGCCCGAGTCGACACTGCGAGGCTGGTGCAAAAGCGAAGACAAGCTGCGTAACGTAGCGCAGTCCTGTGGAGGTGGTGGTGGAACGCCGGACTCTCAACATTCGGGCGGTGCCGCAGAATTAGCAGAACTTGACGCACTTGTGGAACAAGGAACCTCCGGTGATCATCCAGCCATTAAACGAATGAGGACGGCGTCCGATGACGAGAAGGCTTCTGTCGCTGCCGTCGCCGCCGCTTCCGATATAGAGGATTCTTTGTGGTACTGGCTGAAACAGGACCACCAGCATGTGAGTAATCAGCTGTTCGCAGTGGCAGCGGCGGACAAGCTGGCAGCAGCAGCGGCCGCTGGGGCGGCAGTAGCGGCCGTCGCCAACGGCGGAAGCGGAGGCGGCGTCGCCGGGGGAGCAGCGTCTGCGGCGGCACCGGCCAACGCCGGATGGTTCTGGCGTTGGTATAAGCGATACGGCTACACGCAATATCCCGGTGATCCGTTGGCGGCTCTTACAGCCGCTCCCGCACCGGACCTCAGGGCTGCGGGGGCGGCGCTAAACGGTGGTGGGGGCGGCACGGCCTCCAGGTCAGCGGCGCTTCTCGACAGCGTGCTTCTCAATAACAACAATAACCTCGCTGCAGTCGCTCCTGCATTCAACAACAACCACGGAAATACCAATACGTCAGCGACGACGCACCACGACCAACACAATAGCGGCGCCAGTAACGGTACGAACGCGAATGGCAGCGCCGGCAACAACAACGGATCGTCGGACGAGGACGACGAGCTGGACGAGTCGGACGAACCACCTGCAACGGCGGCGGAGGCCGTGACACACGGAGAGAAGTTTCTCCGGTGGCTGGAATGCTGCTCTGATCCTAGCATCACAGCtatgcagattcttcagtttcgcTACTTGCTCAACAATGTGCGGGCGTGCGCCGATCGACGTGCGAGACAGACAAAAACGAAAAAAGCGCGCTCCAGGAGAAAGTAA